The proteins below come from a single Pandoraea apista genomic window:
- a CDS encoding YidB family protein, translating into MGILDSILGGVSGNQAGGTSGGGNTKMLLLMGLLAMIASRSGNTQAQGGQGGGDLLGSLGGALGGMLGGGAAASGGGGLGGLLGGLLGGAQASQPTGAGVPATSPGDLVGALGGLGGLTQMLENGGLGDAVRSWVGTGGNQPVSADQVAQALGPGGHLQQLADSAGVSQEEAAQQLSSLLPEVVNHLTPNGDLPQGQLDLASLAQKFLGGHAG; encoded by the coding sequence ATGGGTATCCTCGATTCCATTCTCGGTGGCGTGTCCGGCAACCAGGCCGGTGGCACCAGTGGCGGCGGCAATACCAAGATGTTGCTGCTGATGGGCCTGCTGGCGATGATTGCCAGCCGTTCCGGAAACACTCAGGCGCAAGGCGGTCAGGGCGGCGGCGACCTGCTCGGCTCGCTCGGCGGCGCCCTTGGCGGGATGCTGGGAGGTGGTGCCGCGGCCAGCGGTGGCGGCGGTCTCGGCGGTCTTTTGGGAGGCTTGCTTGGCGGTGCACAGGCCTCGCAGCCGACGGGAGCAGGTGTACCGGCGACCTCGCCCGGCGATTTAGTGGGTGCGCTTGGCGGCCTGGGCGGCCTGACACAAATGCTGGAAAATGGGGGCCTCGGCGACGCCGTGCGTTCCTGGGTCGGCACCGGCGGCAATCAGCCTGTTTCGGCCGATCAGGTCGCGCAGGCACTGGGACCGGGCGGCCATCTGCAACAGTTGGCCGATAGTGCGGGCGTCAGTCAGGAGGAAGCCGCGCAGCAGTTGTCCTCGCTTCTGCCGGAGGTGGTCAATCACCTCACACCGAACGGCGACCTGCCGCAGGGCCAGTTGGATCTGGCAAGTCTTGCGCAGAAATTCCTCGGCGGTCATGCTGGCTGA